CCTCGGACGTCGATGTCTTGGTCGTACTCGATCCGGACGCACATGTTGGTCTGCTGGCCTTCGCGGCGTTGCAGGAGCATCTCCGCGGACTATTCGGGCGTGATGTCGACCTCATCAGTCGCGGCGCTTTGCAGCCGGATCGCGACGCTGCGATCCTAAAGGAAGCCGTCTGGGCGTTCTGACGCGTGGCTGATCCGGAGAGCCGTCGACTTCGCCGCTTGGACGACATCGTGAAGCATGCCGACGCGACGCGCGAGATGCTCGCAAACATGT
The sequence above is drawn from the Candidatus Eremiobacterota bacterium genome and encodes:
- a CDS encoding nucleotidyltransferase domain-containing protein, translating into MRERSAEGAPNRQVLLTLLRTDRGRLERAGVRRAALFGSTARGDANAASDVDVLVVLDPDAHVGLLAFAALQEHLRGLFGRDVDLISRGALQPDRDAAILKEAVWAF